From a single Mesorhizobium shangrilense genomic region:
- a CDS encoding ABC transporter substrate-binding protein, whose amino-acid sequence MKRREFLSLTTTIAAGALASSAFKPAKAAGKELRILTWEGYADDQWVKAFQEKTGSTVSISYTGSVDEIFAKMTASGGADFDVIAIETSSYKRLTQEKLLQPVDLAKVPQSSNLLPAFRSVSAIIFDGKPYAVPFAWGSIPLIYSTDTFKTAPDSWSVLWDKKYKGRIIVMDDANNAIVTTALLLGIKDPFNLTTDQFSQVKAKLLEQKANVASYYAGFDDGVSIFAQGGIDLMMSMGEPQAPMLRSRGANVGLTIPKEGAIGWIDCWAISAKARDTDLAHAWVDAMLEKAVGTYISEKTGYGNTTNGDANEKIGLTYSDRLVFLQAPEDFGRRIELWNEIKATPVQQ is encoded by the coding sequence ATGAAAAGACGTGAATTTCTGTCTCTCACCACCACTATTGCAGCGGGTGCATTGGCATCTTCCGCGTTCAAGCCAGCCAAGGCGGCTGGCAAGGAACTGCGCATTCTGACCTGGGAGGGATATGCCGACGACCAGTGGGTCAAGGCCTTCCAGGAAAAGACCGGATCGACCGTAAGCATCAGCTATACGGGCAGCGTTGATGAAATCTTCGCCAAGATGACAGCATCGGGTGGTGCGGATTTCGACGTGATCGCCATTGAGACGTCATCCTACAAACGGCTGACGCAGGAGAAACTGCTGCAGCCTGTCGATCTCGCGAAAGTCCCGCAGTCGAGCAATCTTCTGCCGGCGTTCCGTTCCGTGTCGGCGATTATTTTCGACGGCAAGCCATACGCGGTTCCCTTCGCCTGGGGTTCGATTCCGCTGATCTACAGCACCGACACGTTCAAAACCGCGCCTGACAGCTGGAGCGTTCTTTGGGACAAGAAATACAAGGGTCGCATCATCGTGATGGATGATGCCAACAATGCGATCGTCACCACGGCGCTCCTGCTCGGCATCAAGGACCCCTTCAACCTCACCACTGACCAGTTCTCACAGGTCAAGGCCAAGCTTCTGGAGCAGAAAGCCAATGTCGCGAGCTACTATGCCGGCTTCGACGACGGCGTCAGTATTTTCGCCCAAGGAGGCATCGATCTAATGATGTCCATGGGTGAGCCTCAGGCGCCGATGTTGCGCAGCCGTGGCGCCAATGTCGGGCTTACAATTCCGAAGGAAGGTGCGATCGGCTGGATCGATTGCTGGGCGATCAGTGCCAAGGCCCGCGACACCGATCTCGCTCACGCATGGGTCGACGCCATGCTCGAAAAGGCGGTTGGAACCTACATCAGCGAAAAGACCGGTTACGGCAACACCACCAATGGTGACGCCAATGAAAAGATCGGCTTGACCTATTCCGACAGGCTTGTCTTCCTTCAG
- a CDS encoding aminotransferase class IV: MSNFLVIVCMPISGSVEASMNAKNANGVAFSDGRFVPVGEAKISVLDWGFSRSDVTYDVVHVRDGSFFRMDDHLARFERSMLGVRLTAPHSMAEIASIAERCVALSGLRDAYVAMICTRGSPRVFGSRRPQDCDNKLIVYAIPWIDVIPPDVQARGAHLHIASVPRIPPASINPAVKNYHWGDLTRGLFEAHDAGADTAVLLDRDGYVTEGPGFNVFIVRQGEVLTPDRGALEGITRRSVLELCEMLAIPARIAPLRKQDLLSADEMFCTTTAGGVMPVSRIDDHIMSGGKPGKLSSQLKSFYWEQHRAGWHQTPVNYSA, encoded by the coding sequence ATGAGCAATTTTCTTGTCATCGTATGCATGCCGATTTCAGGAAGTGTAGAAGCATCCATGAACGCTAAAAATGCAAACGGCGTCGCCTTCAGCGATGGCAGGTTCGTCCCGGTCGGCGAAGCCAAGATATCCGTTCTGGATTGGGGTTTCTCCCGTTCGGATGTCACCTACGACGTCGTGCATGTGCGGGATGGAAGCTTCTTTCGTATGGATGATCACCTTGCGCGTTTCGAGCGATCGATGCTGGGCGTCCGGCTGACGGCACCTCATTCGATGGCGGAGATCGCGTCGATAGCAGAGCGATGTGTTGCTCTTTCTGGGTTGCGGGATGCCTATGTGGCGATGATCTGCACGCGTGGGAGTCCACGCGTTTTCGGCTCCAGGCGGCCGCAGGACTGCGACAACAAGCTTATCGTCTATGCAATTCCATGGATCGACGTCATCCCACCCGATGTGCAGGCAAGAGGAGCCCATCTCCATATCGCTTCCGTGCCGCGGATCCCCCCCGCCTCCATTAACCCTGCCGTCAAGAACTACCATTGGGGCGATCTGACCCGCGGCCTGTTCGAGGCCCACGATGCGGGAGCCGATACCGCAGTGCTGTTGGACCGCGACGGTTATGTCACCGAAGGCCCGGGGTTCAACGTCTTCATTGTGCGCCAGGGCGAAGTGCTCACCCCCGATCGGGGCGCCCTGGAGGGGATCACACGCCGCTCCGTCCTCGAACTTTGCGAAATGCTCGCCATTCCGGCGCGGATTGCGCCGTTGCGGAAGCAGGATCTGCTGTCGGCGGATGAAATGTTCTGCACAACAACGGCGGGCGGAGTCATGCCCGTATCGCGCATCGACGATCACATCATGAGCGGCGGCAAGCCGGGAAAACTGAGCTCGCAGCTCAAGTCATTCTATTGGGAGCAGCACAGGGCAGGTTGGCACCAGACGCCAGTTAACTACTCCGCATAA
- a CDS encoding aldo/keto reductase — translation MQETSERRPLGRTLLKATALGLGTTAIGGLYSATSDAAAFETMEAAWDLGIRLFDTAPQYGNGMAEQRLGAFLKTKPRDSYVLCTKVGRLLRLPQEPQGEDAYYKGTPPERPVFDFSYDGVMTSVEESLRRLGLDSIDVLHIHDPDAHYAQAMDGAYKALDKLRSEGQISAVGAGMNQSEMLVEFARDGVFDCFLLAGRYTLLEQGALDELLPLCVDKQISIIIGGVYNSGLLANPGAGAKFNYQEADKALIDRALELERVCLRHDVPLKAAAIQFPTLHPAVASVLSGARSRDEIVENNALLRHPIPAAMWDDLRSFGLISPQAPTA, via the coding sequence ATGCAGGAAACATCTGAACGGAGGCCTCTGGGCCGCACGTTGCTCAAGGCCACAGCCTTGGGCCTGGGAACGACGGCGATTGGCGGGCTGTACTCCGCGACCAGCGATGCTGCCGCTTTTGAGACGATGGAAGCTGCCTGGGATCTCGGCATACGGTTGTTCGATACCGCGCCGCAATATGGCAACGGCATGGCCGAACAACGCTTGGGCGCCTTCCTGAAAACCAAACCGCGCGACAGCTACGTTCTTTGCACAAAGGTGGGTAGATTGCTGCGGCTTCCCCAAGAACCGCAGGGCGAGGACGCCTACTACAAGGGAACGCCCCCAGAGCGCCCGGTGTTCGATTTCAGCTATGACGGGGTCATGACTTCGGTCGAAGAAAGCCTCCGGCGTCTGGGCCTCGACAGCATCGACGTGCTGCATATCCACGATCCGGACGCGCACTATGCGCAGGCAATGGACGGCGCCTACAAGGCATTGGACAAACTGCGCTCCGAGGGCCAGATCAGTGCCGTCGGTGCCGGCATGAACCAGAGCGAAATGCTGGTGGAGTTCGCCCGGGACGGCGTTTTCGATTGCTTCCTGCTTGCCGGCCGCTACACGCTGCTTGAACAGGGGGCGCTCGATGAACTCCTTCCGCTTTGCGTGGACAAGCAGATCTCCATCATCATAGGCGGCGTCTACAACAGCGGCCTTCTCGCAAATCCGGGAGCCGGTGCGAAATTCAACTACCAGGAGGCCGACAAGGCGCTAATCGACCGCGCCCTCGAACTCGAAAGGGTCTGCTTGCGTCATGACGTGCCCCTGAAGGCCGCCGCCATTCAGTTTCCGACACTGCATCCCGCGGTAGCAAGTGTCCTGAGCGGGGCCAGAAGCCGCGACGAGATCGTCGAAAACAACGCGCTGTTGCGGCACCCAATCCCAGCGGCCATGTGGGACGACTTGCGATCCTTTGGGCTGATCTCACCTCAAGCCCCCACTGCCTGA